In Rhodococcus pseudokoreensis, the DNA window CCGAGATCGTGGCAAACCGGCTCGTCCCAGTATGGGTGAGGCCGCAAGCGAATTAACAATCCACCCGGGAGTGATTCCACTCACCGGGTACGCAGGTGAGACGTGGGCCGGCGCACCCGACCGGAGCGACCTACGTCACGTGATGTGCTGCAGGATCACCGTGTGGACGTGGTGGGCCTTGTCCATGCCGCGGAAATCGGCCTCGTACGTGGTCTGGGCGACGTCGACGGCGATGCTGCTGGACGAGAAGAACTGGCCTGCCCACGACTTGTTGCTGAGGAACGACACGGACCGGATGTTCTTGTAGGGGATCGACGTGATCGCGGTGCGCTTGCCGACGAAGCTCTTGTCCTGGATCACGACGCGCAGGTTCGTGATCGCGAGGAAGCCGGTGCCCGCGCCGATGCAGTCGTACACGGCGATGATCGTCTCGCCGGGCAGAATCCCCTGCTGGACCTGCTTCAGCTGTTCCGACTTGTCGAAGATCGGGTCGGTCACGGCTCCTCCTTCGACGTCGGTGCAGACTCGTCCGTCGGTGCAGACTCGTTCATCGTCCCAGAAAGTTCGTCGAAGGTGACGTGAATTCCCTGGCGCGGGACCGCGCGTTGCGCCTTCGCCTGGTCGGTGAACGTCCGCTTGTCGCCCTCCACGAGTTCCGCCTTGTCGGTGAACGGCACGAGCAGCGCCCGCGGATGCAGCCTGTCGACGCGGACGACGTTGATCTCCACGCACACGACGACGGCCGCGGCGGCGAGGAAGAGGAAGGCCAGCAGCCCCAGCACGACGGCGAACACCCCGTTCGTCACGGACGCGGTGCTCACCACCTTGCTGACGTAGTACGCACCGAACGACTGCAGCACCTGCCACAGCACGGCCGCCGCGACGGCGCCGGGGGCCACGTCGGCGACGGACAGCGGCCGGGCCGTGGCGAGCCGGAACGCGAGGACGAAGATCACCGAGTTGATCGCGATCGCGGCGAGCGTCAGCAGCACCGTGAACGAACCGGACAGGTGCGTCGCGGCACCGATCCCGGCGACCGCGGCCGTCCCCAGAATTGCGAGCCCGATCGTGCCGAGCAGCAGCAGACCCCGCAGCCGGCCGCGGAGCGGGTCAGGACGCATGTTGCGGGGAACCGACCACGCCGTGTTCATGGCGTTCTGGCAGGCCAGCGCCACGCCGAGGCCGCCGTAGAGGGCTCCGACCAGTCCGATCACCAGGCCGGTCACTCCGCCGCCGATCCGGTGCGGGTCGGCCAGGTCGGCTCCGATGACGGGGAACTGACTGACCGCCGAGTCGATGATGTCCTGCTGCAGTTCGGGATGCCCGGACAACACGAACCCGAGCACCGTGGACAGCAGCAGCAGGAGGGGAAACAGCGAGATGAACCCGTAGTAGGCGATCAACGCCGCGAGGTACACGCCCTGATCGTCGAGGAACTTGTACGCGACGGCGATCGGGAAACCCATCGCCGGATATCGCTGCTGGAGAGCGTCGAGTCTTCGGGCGAATTTCATGCGATCAGACGGCCGGTTTCACCATCGCGAGGGCGAGGTCGGCGTAGCGCTCGGCGAGTTCTTCGGGTTTCAGAGGACCGTCGGCGTGCCACCACGTGCACACCGACTGCCCCATGTTGATGATGCCGCGAACCGCGTCCCGCGGGTATTCGGTCGCGAAGTCGCCCTCCTCGACACCACGCTCGATGACGTCGCGGAAGAGGTGCTCCTGTTCGTCGCGGAGGGCGACGACGAGTCGGCGGCCCGGGTCGTCGAGGCTGCGGATCTCGGTGGCACCGACCATCGCGTCCCGCTGCCGGGTGGTGTGGAACATGACCCACGCCCGCATCAGCGCCTGCAACTGGTCGGCGGGAACACCGCCCGAACGCAGCAGCGCGCCCCGGGTCATCGCGATGGCGTCGTGCAGTGCGCGCACCATGATGTCCTGCAGGATCTCCTGCTTCGACGCGAAGTGGTGGTAGATCGACGCGACGGTGATGTCGGCGCCGCGCGCGATGTCGCGCATGGACGTGCCGTGATAGCCGCGTTCGTTCATGTTGGCGACAGCGGAGTCGAGGATCACCTGCCGCCCGGTACCCGTGCTCGTAGCGGCCACCTTTGCAGCGCACATCCCTGGTACTCCGTCCCCGCTCCGATCGTCACACGACCACACCAGAGTAGTGGGTCCCGTCACAGATTCCGCTCTAGCGATCGTTCGGTAGCAATGTCATGCTGGTGCGATGGATCACATCGGACTCGCCGTCGCCGACGGCATCGCGACGATCACCCTGAACCGGCCCGACCAGCTCAACGCATTCACCACCACGATGGAGAACGAGCTGATCGCCGCATACGACCAGCTCGACGCGGACGACACGGTCCGGGCGATCGTGCTCACCGGAGCCGGACGAGCGTTCTGCGCGGGTGCCGACCTGTCGGCGGGTGCCGCGACGTTCGACCAGTGGCAGGACGAGGACGAGGGCGCCGACGCCCGCCGCGACGGTGGCGGCCGGGTGGTGCTCCGGATGTTCGAATCCCGCAAGCCGATCATCGCCGCGATCAACGGGCCCGCCGTGGGCGTCGGCATCACGAT includes these proteins:
- a CDS encoding TetR/AcrR family transcriptional regulator gives rise to the protein MCAAKVAATSTGTGRQVILDSAVANMNERGYHGTSMRDIARGADITVASIYHHFASKQEILQDIMVRALHDAIAMTRGALLRSGGVPADQLQALMRAWVMFHTTRQRDAMVGATEIRSLDDPGRRLVVALRDEQEHLFRDVIERGVEEGDFATEYPRDAVRGIINMGQSVCTWWHADGPLKPEELAERYADLALAMVKPAV
- a CDS encoding YihY/virulence factor BrkB family protein; this encodes MKFARRLDALQQRYPAMGFPIAVAYKFLDDQGVYLAALIAYYGFISLFPLLLLLSTVLGFVLSGHPELQQDIIDSAVSQFPVIGADLADPHRIGGGVTGLVIGLVGALYGGLGVALACQNAMNTAWSVPRNMRPDPLRGRLRGLLLLGTIGLAILGTAAVAGIGAATHLSGSFTVLLTLAAIAINSVIFVLAFRLATARPLSVADVAPGAVAAAVLWQVLQSFGAYYVSKVVSTASVTNGVFAVVLGLLAFLFLAAAAVVVCVEINVVRVDRLHPRALLVPFTDKAELVEGDKRTFTDQAKAQRAVPRQGIHVTFDELSGTMNESAPTDESAPTSKEEP
- a CDS encoding PH domain-containing protein, yielding MTDPIFDKSEQLKQVQQGILPGETIIAVYDCIGAGTGFLAITNLRVVIQDKSFVGKRTAITSIPYKNIRSVSFLSNKSWAGQFFSSSSIAVDVAQTTYEADFRGMDKAHHVHTVILQHIT